A portion of the Marinobacter alexandrii genome contains these proteins:
- a CDS encoding AraC family transcriptional regulator, with the protein MPYNINFVNVLIAAGIFQGIIITIVLAVRKHSQANSNKYLSIALAVTFLHLTYLLLIDFNITASYSWLLWIPLNYTTAIGPLLYLYSKSKTDNAFSFSKAEFKLFIPTIVELVFHIAQVAFTVQCNTSYDRTSIFIPLYTLIYLWTGGSIYYFANKSLKLIQNHENWIIGNYANLRDITLRWLLKFISFYRWIWICWIPFIILLLITFQYDVGGLFLVVIMYTLILGVTYLTYFLGLEALIQSSGIHLIKPKTLYSNKGYSSISKEKVKELIDKLEHSMKDEKLFKDDQISLSSLSRHIGEEPNLISFMLNTHLKRSFYDFINHFRVEEAKSMMMNPDFEHYKIESIAYECGFNSKATFNRSFKKLTKMSPSDFLKHNRSH; encoded by the coding sequence ATGCCTTACAACATCAACTTTGTTAATGTACTCATCGCAGCAGGGATTTTTCAGGGCATAATTATTACCATTGTTTTAGCTGTTAGAAAACATAGTCAAGCTAATTCTAATAAGTATTTATCTATAGCCCTAGCAGTCACCTTCCTACACCTTACATACCTCTTGCTGATAGACTTTAATATTACAGCTAGTTACTCATGGCTATTGTGGATTCCTCTGAATTACACTACTGCAATTGGTCCTTTGCTGTACTTGTATTCTAAGAGCAAGACTGACAATGCATTCTCCTTTTCCAAAGCGGAGTTTAAGTTATTTATCCCAACCATTGTTGAACTCGTATTCCACATCGCCCAAGTTGCCTTTACTGTTCAATGTAATACCTCCTATGATCGAACTTCCATATTTATCCCTCTCTACACCTTGATCTACCTATGGACTGGGGGTTCTATTTATTATTTCGCCAACAAGTCTTTAAAACTTATTCAAAATCATGAAAATTGGATAATAGGTAATTATGCCAACCTAAGGGATATTACTCTAAGGTGGCTTTTGAAGTTCATTTCTTTTTATCGTTGGATATGGATCTGTTGGATTCCCTTCATTATTCTATTGCTAATAACATTTCAATACGATGTTGGAGGTCTTTTTCTTGTTGTGATCATGTACACCTTAATTTTAGGAGTAACCTACTTAACTTATTTTTTAGGTTTGGAAGCTTTGATTCAATCCTCTGGTATTCATCTAATCAAACCAAAAACTCTTTATTCAAACAAGGGGTACTCCAGTATTTCCAAAGAAAAAGTAAAAGAGCTTATTGATAAACTTGAGCACTCCATGAAAGATGAGAAGCTGTTTAAAGATGATCAAATAAGCCTTTCCTCCTTATCTAGGCATATTGGAGAAGAACCAAACTTGATTTCCTTCATGCTCAATACTCATTTGAAGAGAAGTTTTTATGATTTTATCAATCATTTCAGAGTTGAAGAGGCCAAATCAATGATGATGAATCCCGATTTTGAGCATTATAAAATTGAATCTATCGCTTATGAATGCGGATTTAACTCGAAAGCTACTTTTAATAGATCTTTCAAAAAACTAACCAAGATGTCTCCAAGTGATTTTCTAAAACACAATAGGTCTCACTGA
- a CDS encoding tRNA-binding protein → MINWSDFEKIDMRVGTIVKVEEFPEARKPAYILTIDFGLEIGTKKSSAQITTLYNKKRLKGEQVIAVVNFQPKQIGPFMSECLVMGIYNESEEVVLLRPQRETMNGCKVG, encoded by the coding sequence ATGATTAATTGGAGTGACTTTGAGAAAATAGATATGCGAGTTGGCACCATTGTTAAAGTGGAGGAATTTCCTGAAGCAAGGAAACCAGCCTATATTCTCACCATTGATTTCGGCCTTGAAATCGGAACCAAAAAGAGCTCTGCACAAATCACCACACTTTATAACAAGAAGCGTCTGAAAGGCGAGCAAGTCATAGCGGTAGTAAACTTCCAGCCAAAACAAATAGGTCCATTCATGAGTGAATGCTTAGTCATGGGCATCTATAATGAAAGTGAAGAAGTGGTGCTACTTAGACCCCAAAGAGAGACAATGAATGGATGCAAAGTGGGTTAA
- the gcvT gene encoding glycine cleavage system aminomethyltransferase GcvT, with amino-acid sequence METKQIPLNDLHEKLGGKMMPFAGYNMPVRYSSDKEEHMTVREGVGVFDVSHMGEFMLRGPHALDLIQWVTSNDASKIINGQAQYSCLPNDKGGIVDDLLVYRFSEEKYMLVVNASNIEKDWNWIKGQDKWGVDMEDVSDDLVLLAVQGPKAMETLQKLTEVDLSEVKFYHFKAAFLAGYEMIISATGYTGSGGFELYINKEDAKDVWNKIFEAGEEFGIKPIGLGARDTLRLEKGFCLYGNDITDETSPLEAGLGWVTKFTKDFVNSENIKAQKEAGVQRKLVGFEMTERGIPRHDYELADLDGNIIGMVTSGTMSPSLNLGIGMGYVTIENSKPDTEINVIIRDKQVKAKVVRPPFLK; translated from the coding sequence ATGGAAACGAAACAAATTCCTTTGAATGACCTGCATGAAAAATTAGGTGGAAAGATGATGCCATTTGCAGGGTATAATATGCCAGTAAGATATTCTTCTGATAAAGAAGAACACATGACAGTGAGAGAAGGGGTAGGGGTTTTTGATGTCTCGCATATGGGTGAGTTTATGCTTCGAGGACCTCATGCGTTGGACTTGATTCAATGGGTGACTAGTAATGATGCTTCCAAGATTATCAACGGTCAGGCGCAGTACTCGTGCTTACCGAATGATAAAGGAGGGATAGTTGATGATCTATTGGTATACCGTTTCTCAGAGGAGAAATACATGTTGGTTGTCAATGCCTCTAACATTGAGAAAGATTGGAACTGGATCAAAGGCCAAGACAAATGGGGAGTAGATATGGAGGATGTGTCAGATGATTTAGTGCTTCTGGCTGTGCAGGGACCAAAGGCAATGGAAACACTTCAAAAACTGACAGAAGTCGATCTTTCTGAAGTTAAATTTTATCACTTCAAAGCCGCATTCCTTGCCGGATATGAAATGATTATTTCTGCAACTGGATACACAGGATCAGGAGGTTTTGAGCTATATATCAATAAGGAAGATGCTAAAGATGTATGGAATAAAATTTTTGAAGCGGGCGAAGAGTTTGGAATCAAACCGATTGGACTGGGGGCAAGAGATACCTTACGACTAGAAAAAGGATTTTGTCTTTATGGTAATGATATTACGGACGAGACATCTCCGCTAGAGGCAGGTCTTGGATGGGTAACCAAATTCACGAAGGACTTTGTGAATAGCGAAAATATAAAAGCTCAAAAAGAGGCAGGTGTTCAAAGAAAACTAGTTGGTTTTGAAATGACTGAGAGAGGTATTCCCCGTCACGATTATGAACTTGCTGATTTAGATGGGAATATTATTGGTATGGTAACTTCTGGTACAATGTCACCCTCGTTGAATCTAGGAATAGGCATGGGCTATGTTACCATCGAAAACAGTAAGCCTGACACTGAGATCAATGTGATTATTCGGGATAAGCAAGTGAAGGCAAAAGTTGTTAGACCACCATTTTTGAAGTGA
- a CDS encoding RNA polymerase sigma factor RpoD/SigA, producing the protein MRQLKITQSITNRRESHTLEKYFTEVSNVPMITPDEEVTLAKRIKEGDDLALEKLVKANLRFVVSVAKQYQNRSLPLNDLINEGNLGLIKAAKKFDETKGFKFISYAVWWIRQSIMQALAEQSRIVRLPMNKSGAINQIRRAYAELEQQFEREPTEEELADILDMKPSEVRNTLGAEVKQMSMDAPFGEDESGSLLDVLENQTTGPTDGNLVFNDSLKVETMRALSTLTAREREVVMMSFGIGCDNPFTLEEIGDAMGLTRERVRQIREKALQKLREPGKNRRLKEFCAS; encoded by the coding sequence ATGCGACAGTTAAAAATTACCCAGTCAATTACCAACAGGAGAGAAAGCCACACCCTGGAGAAATATTTTACTGAGGTAAGTAACGTTCCAATGATTACTCCAGATGAGGAAGTAACGCTAGCTAAGCGTATCAAAGAGGGCGATGACCTTGCATTGGAAAAACTTGTGAAAGCAAACCTTAGGTTCGTGGTATCTGTGGCTAAGCAATACCAAAATAGAAGTCTGCCACTAAATGATTTGATCAATGAGGGGAATCTCGGTCTAATTAAGGCAGCAAAGAAATTTGATGAAACAAAGGGATTTAAATTTATCTCTTACGCCGTATGGTGGATTCGTCAGTCCATTATGCAAGCACTTGCTGAGCAGTCAAGAATTGTTCGTCTTCCTATGAATAAGTCTGGTGCAATTAACCAGATCAGAAGAGCCTATGCGGAGCTAGAGCAACAGTTTGAGCGTGAACCAACAGAAGAAGAATTGGCTGACATTCTTGACATGAAGCCAAGCGAAGTAAGAAATACGCTTGGAGCAGAAGTGAAGCAAATGTCAATGGACGCACCTTTCGGAGAGGATGAGAGTGGGTCACTACTGGATGTTCTTGAGAACCAAACTACTGGTCCTACAGATGGAAACTTGGTTTTCAATGATTCATTGAAAGTAGAAACCATGAGAGCATTATCTACACTTACAGCTCGTGAAAGAGAAGTAGTGATGATGAGTTTTGGAATCGGATGTGACAATCCATTCACACTTGAGGAAATTGGCGATGCAATGGGATTGACAAGAGAACGAGTAAGACAAATCAGAGAGAAGGCGCTTCAAAAATTAAGAGAGCCAGGCAAAAACAGAAGGCTGAAAGAATTCTGTGCAAGCTAG
- a CDS encoding SnoaL-like domain-containing protein: MNLLEKEQELQSMVSQGQMLEAFDKFYHENVVMIEGDGIEYKGKATNRKRNEEWLDMIAEMHGGGIGAMSANEETGYTMTESWVDVSFKNGNRMKVEEVSVKKWDGDLIVHERFYYNAPG; encoded by the coding sequence ATGAACTTACTAGAAAAAGAACAAGAATTGCAATCTATGGTCAGCCAAGGACAAATGCTCGAAGCATTTGACAAATTTTACCATGAAAATGTGGTGATGATAGAGGGAGATGGTATAGAATACAAAGGCAAAGCAACAAACAGAAAAAGGAATGAAGAATGGCTGGATATGATAGCTGAAATGCATGGAGGTGGTATCGGAGCTATGTCTGCCAACGAAGAAACAGGGTATACTATGACCGAGTCATGGGTAGATGTTTCATTTAAGAATGGAAACCGGATGAAAGTCGAGGAAGTTTCTGTGAAAAAATGGGATGGGGATTTGATTGTTCACGAGCGATTCTATTATAATGCTCCAGGGTAA
- a CDS encoding 2-phosphosulfolactate phosphatase has product MKTIEVCLTPDLIHQHDLKGKIVVVVDVFRATSCIVTGLANEVEAIKPVGEVDEVKALGKEGYLMAGERGGIKIPEFDMGNSPFEYQADQVKGKKIAISTTNGSQAIIKSEGADEIIIGAFLNLESVAEYVLQSKSNVLIHCAGWKGTPNLEDTLFAGALIDECAEEMKTVGDSALVAHQVYIANHENLFGIAKQSSHAERLSGFGIEEDLEFCMTESEYQVVPRLVAGELIV; this is encoded by the coding sequence ATGAAAACCATTGAAGTTTGTTTAACACCAGACCTGATACATCAGCATGATTTGAAAGGAAAAATCGTGGTAGTTGTAGATGTATTTCGGGCAACTTCATGCATCGTAACAGGCTTGGCGAATGAGGTAGAGGCTATCAAGCCGGTAGGAGAGGTAGATGAAGTCAAGGCCTTAGGAAAGGAAGGCTATTTAATGGCGGGCGAGCGAGGAGGGATCAAGATCCCTGAGTTTGATATGGGAAACTCCCCTTTTGAATATCAAGCTGATCAAGTAAAAGGAAAGAAGATAGCGATCTCTACGACAAATGGCTCTCAGGCAATCATTAAATCGGAAGGGGCGGACGAAATTATTATAGGAGCTTTTTTGAATTTGGAAAGCGTGGCTGAATACGTATTGCAATCTAAAAGCAATGTGCTCATACACTGTGCCGGATGGAAGGGAACACCTAATCTGGAAGACACGCTTTTTGCCGGAGCATTGATTGATGAATGTGCTGAGGAAATGAAAACAGTTGGCGATTCAGCGTTGGTTGCTCATCAGGTCTACATTGCCAATCATGAAAACTTGTTTGGCATAGCGAAGCAATCAAGCCATGCTGAACGACTCAGTGGATTTGGTATCGAGGAGGATCTGGAGTTTTGTATGACAGAAAGTGAGTATCAAGTGGTGCCAAGGCTGGTGGCGGGTGAGTTAATTGTATAA
- a CDS encoding SgcJ/EcaC family oxidoreductase, producing the protein MNFSQTYLRDPNDLPQKWVDAWNDRDACSLANLFIEDAEFINVVGLWWHKRNDIWKAHDYGLKVIFNKSNLELRKVTTKEISIDVSIVHARMKLTGQTSYGGVVSPADRMNIFSFVMRKEAKGWVCVSAHNTDVIPGKETNIVNEKGEMSSVDYRK; encoded by the coding sequence ATGAACTTCAGTCAAACGTATCTCCGCGATCCAAATGATTTACCTCAAAAATGGGTCGATGCTTGGAACGATAGAGATGCGTGCTCTCTTGCAAACCTGTTCATAGAAGATGCCGAATTTATCAATGTTGTAGGCTTATGGTGGCACAAAAGGAACGATATCTGGAAAGCTCATGATTATGGGCTTAAAGTAATTTTCAATAAATCAAATCTTGAGTTGAGGAAAGTCACCACAAAAGAAATCTCAATTGATGTATCTATCGTTCATGCTCGGATGAAGCTTACTGGACAGACTAGCTATGGTGGAGTTGTATCACCAGCCGATCGGATGAATATTTTCAGTTTTGTTATGAGAAAAGAAGCAAAAGGATGGGTTTGCGTGTCTGCTCATAATACAGATGTTATTCCCGGCAAGGAAACAAATATTGTCAATGAGAAAGGTGAAATGAGTTCAGTAGATTATAGAAAGTAA
- a CDS encoding leucine-rich repeat domain-containing protein, with product MKKIFSIPFLLISTLFAQAQNNLKRFTSFSQVKPDPLQVEWLDIPCEEVRDIEEMVSNLTNLKVLFLTNCNLKELPRGIEGFANLELLKVEGNSLYTLPSNLKKLQNIDVVNISRNQFKSLPKVLSKWAKLRELDLSFNGDLDLDKSIDVLTNIKMLDKLVLEGNSLKSLPPKMGELDMIEELLLSDNPGLNLENTISVLAEMESLTILGLAKNDIKILPREMSVLKNLQGLVLDNNPDLDLKSLSIALKELSQLKVLLLRNNAIEKMPDDLSPFLNLAVLELGENHFSEAEKKRIESILKDTKVNF from the coding sequence ATGAAAAAGATATTCTCAATTCCCTTTCTTTTAATCTCCACCTTATTCGCCCAAGCACAGAATAATCTTAAAAGGTTTACTTCCTTCAGTCAGGTAAAACCTGATCCCTTACAAGTCGAGTGGCTTGACATCCCCTGTGAAGAGGTGAGGGACATTGAAGAAATGGTCTCTAATCTAACCAACTTAAAGGTGTTGTTTCTAACTAATTGCAATCTGAAGGAGCTGCCTAGAGGAATTGAAGGTTTTGCTAATCTGGAATTGCTTAAGGTTGAGGGAAATAGTCTCTACACTCTCCCAAGTAATTTGAAAAAATTGCAAAATATTGATGTTGTTAACATCAGTCGCAATCAATTCAAATCTCTACCAAAAGTCTTATCAAAATGGGCCAAATTAAGAGAACTTGACCTCTCCTTCAATGGAGATCTGGACCTAGATAAATCGATTGACGTATTAACCAACATTAAGATGCTGGATAAGCTTGTACTTGAAGGAAACTCCTTGAAATCACTTCCGCCGAAAATGGGTGAACTGGATATGATTGAAGAACTATTGCTAAGCGATAATCCAGGATTAAATTTAGAAAATACTATCTCAGTATTAGCAGAAATGGAGTCTCTTACTATTCTTGGTCTGGCTAAGAATGATATAAAAATTTTACCCAGAGAAATGAGCGTTCTTAAGAATTTGCAAGGATTGGTTTTGGACAACAACCCCGATCTAGACCTTAAAAGCCTTAGTATAGCTCTGAAGGAGCTGAGTCAATTGAAAGTACTTTTACTAAGAAATAATGCAATAGAAAAAATGCCTGATGATCTAAGTCCATTTCTAAATCTAGCTGTATTGGAACTGGGCGAAAATCATTTTTCTGAGGCAGAGAAAAAGCGAATTGAGTCTATACTTAAGGATACAAAGGTGAATTTTTAA
- a CDS encoding nucleotide pyrophosphohydrolase: MTIEEAQKIIDDWIKTKGVRYFNELTNMAMLTEEVGELARIIARTYGEQSFKDSDKNRDLGDEMADVLWVLICLANQTGIDLTEALKKNLEKKNIRDGTRHLENEKLK, translated from the coding sequence ATGACAATTGAAGAAGCTCAAAAGATTATAGATGATTGGATCAAAACCAAAGGGGTCCGCTACTTCAATGAATTGACCAACATGGCTATGCTCACTGAAGAGGTTGGAGAATTAGCAAGAATTATAGCTCGAACTTATGGAGAACAATCCTTTAAAGACTCTGATAAAAATCGAGATCTGGGAGATGAAATGGCCGATGTGCTATGGGTCTTAATCTGCCTTGCAAATCAAACGGGCATAGACCTTACAGAAGCATTGAAAAAGAATCTGGAAAAGAAAAATATTCGAGATGGTACCAGACATCTTGAAAATGAAAAATTGAAATGA
- a CDS encoding DUF2911 domain-containing protein — protein sequence MKNLKIASFLILSLLFTFSALAQKDKSKRKSPPAQVSQEVDGLNITIDYSRPSKRGREIFGGLEDYGKVWRTGANETTWIELSKDVKVEGKALAAGKYGLFTIPGEDEWIIIFNKKWDGWGAYEYKEDEDVLRVSVTPSTTEEVVELFSVDVENSGDVILAWDQTKVKFSIR from the coding sequence ATGAAAAACTTAAAAATTGCTTCATTCCTGATACTGAGTCTATTATTTACATTCTCTGCTCTAGCACAAAAAGATAAGAGTAAGAGGAAAAGTCCTCCAGCTCAGGTTTCACAAGAAGTAGATGGGCTAAATATCACAATTGACTATAGTCGCCCTTCCAAAAGAGGACGTGAGATTTTCGGTGGATTAGAAGACTATGGTAAAGTTTGGAGAACTGGAGCGAATGAGACAACTTGGATAGAGCTATCCAAAGATGTGAAAGTAGAAGGTAAGGCCTTAGCAGCCGGTAAGTATGGTTTATTCACTATTCCGGGTGAAGATGAATGGATTATTATCTTCAACAAAAAATGGGATGGATGGGGTGCTTATGAGTATAAGGAAGATGAAGATGTATTACGAGTGTCGGTTACACCTTCAACCACAGAAGAAGTTGTTGAGTTGTTTTCAGTAGATGTCGAAAACAGTGGAGATGTGATCTTAGCTTGGGATCAAACCAAAGTAAAATTTTCAATTAGATAA
- a CDS encoding exodeoxyribonuclease III — translation MPQSHLVSWNVNGIRAIVKKDFIKDVKAMNPDVLCLQETKGQPEDVKTALQLFPEYSLAVNSSKARKGYSGTAILSKEKPLEVFYDIGIEEHDQEGRVIAAEFQDFFVVTVYTPNSGEGMKRLDYRGTWDDSFREYIISLEEKKPVIICGDLNVAHTEIDIARSKENYNKASGYTQTEIDGLNALLNEGYLDTFRLKYPEEVKYSWWNYKYRARERNVGWRIDYFLVSEKLKDQVAEAHIYNEYFGSDHCPVGLKINS, via the coding sequence ATGCCTCAATCTCATCTGGTTTCCTGGAATGTAAATGGTATTCGTGCCATTGTGAAGAAAGACTTTATTAAGGACGTAAAAGCAATGAATCCTGATGTTTTATGTCTACAGGAGACAAAAGGCCAGCCAGAAGATGTAAAGACAGCTTTACAGCTTTTTCCAGAATATAGTCTAGCCGTAAATTCATCCAAAGCCAGGAAAGGCTATTCAGGCACTGCCATCCTTTCAAAGGAAAAACCACTTGAAGTTTTCTATGATATAGGTATTGAGGAGCATGATCAGGAGGGAAGAGTCATAGCCGCTGAGTTTCAAGATTTCTTTGTGGTCACAGTATACACACCTAATTCCGGTGAAGGAATGAAGCGTCTGGATTATCGAGGTACATGGGACGATTCATTCAGAGAATACATCATTTCTCTTGAAGAGAAAAAGCCAGTAATCATTTGTGGAGATCTAAATGTTGCTCATACGGAAATAGATATTGCCAGGTCCAAAGAAAATTACAATAAAGCGTCAGGATATACGCAGACTGAAATCGATGGATTGAACGCTTTATTAAATGAGGGATATTTAGATACGTTCAGATTGAAATATCCTGAAGAAGTAAAATACTCCTGGTGGAACTACAAGTATAGAGCGAGAGAGCGAAATGTGGGTTGGAGAATCGACTACTTCCTGGTGAGTGAAAAATTGAAAGATCAAGTTGCTGAAGCACACATCTACAATGAATATTTTGGATCGGATCACTGTCCGGTTGGATTAAAAATTAATAGCTAG
- a CDS encoding YicC/YloC family endoribonuclease, whose translation MQESMTGYGRDERTCQNLLIKTEIKTLNSKFLDFSPRYPKELSSKEAEIRTVVTDRLKRGKVMLTIEIEVADDSSLDVQVDEARFKAYYKKFSELTREVGSDSPELVKLALQAPDVIKQQELDSESLPWKDIKESLSEAILQCIAFRKNEGEALAKKLSEYIKNIRDGLKTVEDNDDSRSENIRTRIQKNLDEIRDRVQVDENRFEQELIFYTERLDISEEKVRLKQHLDYFDEVIQKEENAGKKLGFISQEIGREINTIGSKANHAEIQRTVVMMKDELEKIKEQNLNIL comes from the coding sequence ATGCAAGAATCCATGACTGGATATGGACGTGATGAGCGGACATGTCAAAATTTGTTGATTAAGACAGAGATCAAAACTCTAAATAGTAAATTTTTAGACTTTTCTCCTCGTTACCCCAAAGAGCTTTCATCTAAAGAAGCTGAAATTAGAACTGTCGTAACTGATCGCCTAAAAAGAGGTAAGGTCATGCTTACAATAGAGATTGAAGTAGCAGATGATAGTTCCCTCGATGTTCAAGTAGATGAGGCAAGATTCAAAGCATATTACAAAAAATTCAGTGAGCTTACTAGAGAGGTGGGTAGTGACAGCCCTGAATTGGTGAAACTTGCATTGCAAGCCCCAGACGTAATAAAACAACAAGAGCTTGATTCGGAATCTTTGCCTTGGAAAGATATTAAGGAAAGTCTTTCAGAGGCAATTCTGCAGTGTATCGCGTTTAGGAAAAATGAAGGGGAAGCGCTAGCCAAGAAGCTTTCAGAATACATTAAAAATATTCGTGATGGTTTGAAAACTGTAGAGGATAATGACGATAGCAGGTCTGAAAACATCCGCACACGAATTCAAAAAAATCTAGATGAAATTAGAGATCGAGTGCAGGTAGATGAAAATCGATTTGAGCAAGAATTGATTTTTTACACAGAAAGATTGGATATCTCTGAAGAAAAAGTGCGTTTAAAACAGCATCTAGACTACTTTGACGAAGTAATACAAAAAGAAGAAAATGCTGGAAAGAAACTCGGATTCATTTCTCAGGAAATAGGACGAGAAATCAACACCATTGGATCAAAAGCTAATCATGCCGAAATTCAACGAACTGTGGTAATGATGAAGGATGAACTAGAAAAGATCAAAGAGCAAAACCTTAACATCCTATAA